The Nitrososphaerota archaeon genome has a segment encoding these proteins:
- a CDS encoding formate--phosphoribosylaminoimidazolecarboxamide ligase: MITIATLGSHCALQVLKGAKDEAFRTLVVTQKSREKFYRRFKFIDDFLVLDKFADITKPKNIAFLKKRGSIMIPHGTLISEVGIEKVEDELDVPVFGNRHILRWESNRELKDKLTREARLRSPETFSSPDKIDRLVIAKLPGAKGGLGYFLANDEKSYWKNVKELQKKGIIDKKTPIFIQEYVVGVPVYFQYFYSPLKKELEFFGIDRRYETTVDGIGRIPAEHQKGLLPSYIVVGNIPLVLRESLLEEAYQMGERFVKAVERRIPPGMIGPFCIEGIYNDDAEFVTFEYSARIVAGTNLYIAGSPYFSLIYDEPMSMGRRIAREIKDAKKSLDKLLT; this comes from the coding sequence ATGATCACTATAGCAACTTTAGGCTCTCATTGCGCTCTGCAGGTTCTTAAAGGAGCTAAGGATGAAGCTTTCAGGACACTCGTTGTAACCCAAAAAAGCAGAGAGAAATTCTACAGAAGGTTCAAGTTCATAGATGATTTTCTCGTTCTTGATAAATTCGCAGACATTACGAAACCGAAGAATATTGCATTCCTGAAAAAGAGAGGTTCAATAATGATTCCTCATGGGACATTGATTTCTGAAGTTGGAATTGAGAAAGTTGAAGATGAATTAGATGTTCCTGTATTTGGCAACAGACATATACTACGCTGGGAATCTAACAGAGAGCTAAAAGATAAGCTCACTAGAGAGGCTAGGTTACGTTCTCCTGAAACATTTTCATCGCCAGATAAAATTGATCGCTTGGTAATAGCAAAACTTCCTGGTGCAAAAGGAGGGTTAGGTTACTTCCTAGCAAATGATGAAAAATCGTACTGGAAGAATGTGAAAGAACTTCAGAAGAAAGGTATCATTGATAAAAAGACGCCGATTTTCATTCAGGAGTATGTAGTTGGAGTTCCGGTGTACTTCCAGTACTTCTATTCTCCTTTGAAGAAAGAATTGGAATTTTTCGGCATTGATAGACGGTATGAAACTACTGTGGATGGAATAGGAAGGATACCTGCTGAACATCAGAAGGGACTGTTACCTTCCTACATCGTAGTCGGAAACATCCCACTGGTATTAAGAGAATCTCTTCTAGAGGAGGCTTACCAGATGGGCGAGAGATTCGTAAAGGCTGTGGAGAGGCGCATCCCTCCGGGAATGATAGGTCCTTTCTGCATTGAAGGGATTTACAATGACGATGCCGAATTTGTCACGTTTGAATATTCTGCAAGAATAGTTGCAGGAACCAATCTGTACATTGCAGGTTCTCCATACTTCAGCTTGATCTATGATGAGCCGATGAGCATGGGAAGGAGGATAGCCAGAGAGATCAAAGATGCGAAGAAATCACTTGACAAGCTTCTGACCTAG
- a CDS encoding exonuclease SbcCD subunit D yields MHKFAHMADIHLGAHREPTLQKLEADAFRTAMDKCIHLGMDFILICGDFFHVGIPDLSVVNEALLKIRDVQKAGIPIYVIYGSHDYTPNGTSVIDILDTAGVLTKIVKLKTEDKVRLDFFEDRKTGAKLAGISARKIGLERKYYEMLDKENLEKEDGFKIFAFHSAITELKPEYLSEMESIPISSFPKGFDYYAGGHIHQRGEFNLPSYRRIIFPGPLFTGHGRDLEVTAKGEERGFYIISFNEKVRNIEFQAIKNFEGIYQEYDATDKNSLQVDREIKQLFQIDVKGKVVVLKVRGELSGGKVSDIDFLAIKANLLEKGALYIHLNRYGLISREFPKIIAHGEEVSAIESRVLKEKINQIKVSEITLKDPSVAMEVLKIIRQEQKSNESKREYQERMVRSAIGTLRLEEVFDK; encoded by the coding sequence ATGCACAAATTTGCTCACATGGCAGACATACATCTCGGCGCACATAGAGAACCAACATTGCAAAAACTTGAAGCAGATGCTTTCAGAACAGCCATGGACAAATGCATTCACCTTGGCATGGATTTCATACTTATTTGTGGGGATTTCTTTCATGTGGGGATACCTGACCTTTCTGTAGTTAATGAGGCGCTACTTAAGATAAGAGATGTCCAGAAGGCTGGAATTCCAATTTACGTAATTTATGGTAGCCATGATTACACGCCAAACGGTACTTCAGTGATTGACATACTTGATACTGCGGGAGTGCTTACTAAAATTGTAAAGCTCAAAACCGAAGACAAGGTAAGATTGGATTTCTTTGAAGACAGGAAGACCGGTGCTAAACTTGCTGGAATTTCTGCAAGGAAGATAGGCCTAGAGAGGAAGTATTATGAAATGCTGGACAAGGAGAACCTAGAGAAAGAAGACGGTTTCAAAATATTTGCCTTTCACAGCGCAATAACAGAGCTCAAGCCAGAATATCTTAGTGAAATGGAGTCAATTCCAATATCTTCTTTCCCAAAGGGCTTTGATTATTACGCAGGAGGGCATATACATCAGAGAGGAGAATTCAATCTTCCAAGTTATCGGCGAATTATATTCCCCGGTCCTCTGTTCACGGGTCATGGGAGAGATTTAGAAGTTACAGCAAAAGGTGAAGAGAGAGGTTTCTACATTATAAGTTTCAATGAAAAAGTGAGGAACATCGAGTTTCAGGCAATAAAGAACTTTGAAGGGATCTACCAAGAATATGACGCGACAGACAAGAATTCCTTGCAGGTTGACAGGGAGATTAAGCAGTTATTTCAGATTGATGTAAAGGGTAAAGTTGTCGTTCTAAAAGTCAGGGGGGAGCTTTCTGGAGGAAAGGTGTCTGATATAGACTTCCTTGCAATAAAAGCGAATCTTCTGGAGAAGGGAGCTCTCTATATACACCTCAACAGGTACGGCCTTATCTCACGAGAATTTCCGAAGATTATTGCACATGGTGAGGAAGTCTCTGCTATAGAAAGCAGGGTTTTGAAAGAAAAAATTAATCAAATCAAAGTTTCTGAGATAACCCTCAAAGACCCTTCTGTAGCGATGGAAGTTCTCAAAATTATCCGTCAAGAACAGAAATCCAACGAATCAAAAAGAGAATATCAAGAGAGGATGGTACGGAGCGCTATAGGAACTCTCAGGTTGGAAGAGGTTTTTGACAAATGA
- a CDS encoding formate--phosphoribosylaminoimidazolecarboxamide ligase family protein: MIARKKIQQIVKGYDVKNIRIGALGSHSALDILDGAKDEGFDTVVVCQRGREKPYRAFNRIIDHVIILDKFSMVINDAVQKDLVKRNVIFVPHRAFSTYVNYDSIENKFMVPMFGNRALLRSEERTAPRNQYHLLEKAGIRTPARIRNPKNIDRPVIVKVQEARRKIERAFFTANSYKDFEKKSQKKVREGLIRETDLEKAVIEELVIGTYFNFNYFYSPLKGEVEFLGIDRRLQTNLNDFVSYPAKQQLEIDVELQNIEIGHMGATIRESMLEKVFDIGEKFAKAAKKEYAPGLIGPFALQSVVTVDLDIVVFDVSPRVPGSPILTTTSPYSKYYHGKTIGTGRRIAMEIKGGIKQKRLADLVT; the protein is encoded by the coding sequence TTGATAGCAAGAAAAAAGATCCAGCAGATTGTTAAAGGATATGATGTCAAGAACATCAGGATAGGCGCTCTAGGTAGCCATTCAGCTCTTGATATTCTAGACGGTGCTAAGGACGAAGGTTTTGATACCGTTGTCGTCTGCCAGAGGGGTAGGGAGAAGCCTTACAGAGCATTCAACAGGATTATTGACCATGTAATAATACTTGACAAGTTTTCCATGGTTATCAATGATGCGGTTCAGAAAGACCTTGTCAAGAGGAATGTTATTTTTGTTCCTCATAGAGCTTTTTCAACTTACGTAAACTATGACTCGATAGAGAATAAGTTCATGGTTCCTATGTTCGGGAATAGAGCCCTGCTTAGATCTGAAGAAAGGACTGCGCCAAGGAACCAATACCACCTTTTAGAGAAGGCTGGGATAAGAACTCCTGCAAGAATAAGGAATCCAAAAAATATTGACAGACCTGTAATCGTAAAGGTGCAGGAAGCTAGGAGGAAAATAGAAAGGGCTTTCTTTACCGCTAATTCGTACAAAGACTTCGAAAAGAAATCACAGAAGAAGGTCAGGGAAGGTCTTATCAGGGAAACTGATCTTGAGAAAGCAGTCATCGAAGAACTTGTTATAGGAACCTATTTCAACTTCAACTATTTCTATTCACCGTTAAAAGGCGAAGTAGAGTTTCTCGGAATAGACAGAAGATTACAGACCAATCTGAATGATTTTGTTTCCTATCCTGCAAAGCAACAACTAGAGATTGATGTTGAGCTGCAGAATATAGAGATAGGACATATGGGAGCAACTATAAGAGAATCGATGCTGGAAAAGGTCTTTGATATAGGTGAAAAGTTTGCTAAAGCTGCCAAGAAGGAATATGCTCCAGGTCTGATAGGGCCTTTTGCCCTGCAAAGCGTCGTCACGGTCGACCTTGATATCGTCGTATTCGATGTATCTCCTAGGGTGCCTGGAAGTCCAATACTTACTACAACGAGCCCTTACAGCAAATACTATCATGGAAAAACGATAGGAACGGGGAGAAGAATTGCGATGGAGATCAAAGGTGGTATAAAGCAGAAGAGGCTTGCCGACTTGGTGACCTAG